CTATCTCAAGCGATTCTTTGCAACGTAGATTGCTTTATTACGGGAAATTTTGATGAGCCCGCATGGTCTACTGCCATGGAAAATCATGTGCACTTTCTAGCTTTTGGACATACCGCAACAGAAAAAATAGGACCAAAAGCTCTTGCTCATGACTTACAAACCCACCTACAAATTTCCTCAACATTTATTGATACGGACAATCCATTTTAATCTACAGCAATGCGCGTGATCGTTCTTGGCTTTTTCTTAGAACTTATTTTATAGTAAGTTCTTTTTACTATTTCAAAAATCTATAGACTGTCATGAGCGTAGAATTCAACAAGCAACAAGTCCGTCCAAGAAGTGAAATTTCCCCTCAAGATTGTTGGGATATCACCCCCTTATATCTAAATAGAAAAGCATGGAAAGCAGATCTTGATTCTTTCGGATTAAAAACAGACGGCTCACCTACGTGGCCCGCTCTTCAAGCAACGCAATACCAACTGGACAACTCAGAATCTCTACTATCCTTATTAACTACTCTCTTCTCTATTGAGAGAAAATTAAACAAACTCTACGTTTACGCTCATCTGACTCATGATCAGGATATTACAAATCAAGAAGGCATCGCAGATCTTAAATCTATCACGCATCTACATACCTTATTTGCCGAAGAAACCTCTTGGGTACAACCCGCTTTAACCAGCCTATCGGAATCTCTCATTGCTCAGCACCTATCAGCTCCCTGTTTAGCTCCTTATAGATTCTATTTAGAGAAAATCTTTAGACTATCTATACACACAGGCACTCCTGGAGAAGAAAAAATTCTCGCTTCCGCCTTTACTCCTCTTGAAGTAGCCAGTAAGGCATTTTCTTCTTTAAGTGACTCTGAAATTCCCTTTGGGCAAGCTACAGACTCAGAAGGAAACTCTCACCCGCTTTCTCATGCACTGGCTTCATTGTATATGCAATCCACAGATCGGGAATTACGAAAAACATCCTACCTAGCACAATGTGAAAGATATCATAGTTACCGACATACCTTTGCTAACTTACTCAATGGGAAAATCCAAGCCCATGTATTTTACGCAAAAAATAAACGGTATAACTCCTGCTTACAAGCCGCGCTATACCACAATAATATCCCGACAACCGTGTACACAAACCTTATTGATATCGTGAAGAAAAATTCTTCACTAATCACGAAGTACTTTTCCATCAAACAACGATGCTTAAATCTAAAAGATTTCCATTTTTATGATGTTTATGCTCCCCTAAGTCAGTCCAAAGAGAAAAAATATACGTTCCAAGAAGCTGTGGATCTTATCTATACTAGCCTTTCTCCTCTAGGAACGGAATACATTGATACCTTAAAACAGGGGTTAACAACTCAAGGCTGGGTAGATAAATACGAAAATCTTAATAAACGCTCCGGAGCCTATTCTTCGGGATGTTACGATAGCCACCCTTATGTCCTCCTAAACTATACAGGCACCCTGTATGATGTATCCGTCATTGCCCACGAAGGCGGACACAGTATGCACTCGTATTTTAGTAGGAAGCATCAACCTTTCCATGACGCTCAATATCCTATTTTCCTTGCTGAAATTGCTTCTACCTTAAATGAAATGCTTCTTATGGATTCCATGCTGAAGGAGAGCGACTCAAAAGAAGAGAAAATCACCATTCTGACACGATGTTTGGATACCATCTTCTCTACACTATTCCGTCAGGTATTATTCGCCTCTTTTGAATACGATATTCATCACGCAGCAGAACATGGGGTTCCTCTAACTGAAGAATACCTATCCTCAACTTACAAGAATTTACAAAATGAGTTTTACGGAGAAATTATCACATTTGATGTCCTGTCGAACATAGAATGGGCAAGAATTCCTCATTTCTATTACAATTTCTACGTATACCAATATGCAACGGGCATTATAGCCGCCCTGTGCTTTTTAGAAAAAATTCTTAACAACGAAGATAACGCTCTTAACTCCTATCTCAACTTTTTAAAAAGTGGTGGATCAGATTTCCCCTTAGAAATCTTAAAAAAATCAGGATTAGATATGGGCACAGTTGAGCCAATCCAAAAAGCTTTTTGCTTTATCGAGAAAAAAATCCAGGAGCTATCATCTTTAATTTGAAACAACTAAAAAAAATGGCGCTTGATATTATTAAGTGCTAAAATCATTGCCAAAAACATGGGGCTCTGCTATCGTTTTCGAGAAACGGCAAAGTCTCTTAGAATATGAAACACAAGGAGCTTACAATATGTCAGATCAAGCAACGACCCTTAGGATTAAGCCCCTGGGTGATAGAATTTTAGTGAAAAGAGAAGAAGAAGATTCTACACCGCGCGGCGGCATCATTTTACCTGATACAGCAAAGAAAAAACAAGACCGAGCAGAAGTGCTAGCCCTAGGAACAGGGAAGCGTGATAAAGACGGTCAAGTCCTACCTTTTGAAGTTAAAGTAGGTGATACTGTTTTAATAGATAAATACGCGGGACAAGAACTTACCATCGATGGTGAGGAGTACGTCATTGTTCAAGAAAGCGAAGTTATGGCAGTTCTCAAGTAAGACTGATAATTATTTATAGATTGCAAAAAGTTAAGGAGCACAAAAAACAATGGCAGCAAAAAATATTAAATATAACGAAGACGCCAGAAAAAAAATCCACAAGGGAGTGAAAACTCTTGCAGAAGCTGTAAAAGTAACCTTAGGTCCTAAAGGACGTCATGTGGTTATCGATAAAAGCTTCGGTTCTCCTCAAGTTACAAAAGACGGTGTAACTGTCGCTAAAGAAATTGAGCTCGAAGACAAACACGAGAACATGGGAGCTCAAATGGTGAAAGAAGTTGCTAGCAAAACTGCAGATAAAGCTGGTGACGGAACTACCACAGCTACTGTTCTTGCTGAAGCTATCTACAGTGAAGGATTGAGAAATGTGACTGCAGGCGCCAATCCTATGGACCTCAAAAGAGGTATTGATAAAGCTGTCAAAGTCGTTGTAGATCAAATCAAAAAAATTAGTAAACCTGTACAGCATCACAAAGAAATCGCTCAAGTAGCGACGATTTCTGCTAACAATGATGCTGAAATTGGTAATCTCATCGCCGAAGCCATGGAAAAAGTGGGGAAAAACGGCTCTATTACTGTTGAGGAAGCTAAAGGTTTCGAAACTGTTCTCGATGTTGTTGAAGGTATGAATTTCAACCGCGGGTATCTTTCTAGCTACTTCACTACAAATCCTGAAACACAAGAATGTGTGTTAGAAGAAGCTCTTGTGCTTATCTACGACAAAAAAATTTCCGGAATTAAAGATTTCCTTCCAGTTTTACAACAGGTAGCAGAATCCGGACGTCCCCTATTAATTATTGCTGAAGATATCGAAGGCGAAGCTTTAGCAACTTTAGTCGTCAACAGACTACGTGCAGGATTCAGAGTGTGCGCAGTTAAAGCTCCTGGATTCGGTGATAGAAGAAAAGCTATGTTGGAAGACATCGCTATCTTAACCGGTGGCCAATTGATCAGCGAAGAGCTGGGTATGAAGCTGGAAAACACCACTTTATCCATGCTAGGAAAAGCTAAGAAAGTCATCGTTTCTAAAGAAGATACCACAATTGTTGAAGGCCTCGGAAACAAAGAAGATATCGAAGCTCGATGCGAAAATATCAAAAAACAAATCGAAGACAGCACCTCGGATTATGATAAAGAAAAACTCCAAGAACGGTTGGCAAAACTCTCCGGAGGCATAGCTGTAATCCGTGTAGGAGCTGCTACAGAAATTGAAATGAAAGAGAAAAAAGATAGAGTAGATGACGCTCAACACGCAACTCTTGCTGCAGTTGAAGAAGGAATCTTACCAGGTGGTGGTACAGCTTTAGTACGCTGCATCCCTACTTTAGAAGCTTTCATTCCAGTTCTTACAAATGAAGATGAGCAAATCGGAGCACGTATTGTTCTTAAAGCTCTATCCGCTCCTTTAAAACAAATCGCAGCAAATGCTGGTAAAGAAGGTGCTATCATCTGCCAGCAAGTACTTGCTCGCTCTTCTAACGAAGGCTACGATGCTTTGCGCGATGCTTACACTGATATGATCGAAGCAGGAATTCTTGACCCAACTAAAGTAACACGTTGTGCTTTAGAAAGTGCAGCTTCTGTAGCTGGACTTCTATTAACAACAGAAGCTTTAATTGCTGATATTCCTGAAGAAAAATCCTCTTCTGTTCCAGCAATGCCAGGCGCAGGAATGGATTATTAATCCACGATATAGAGAACTTTTTCTCTATTCTTACAAGGTCTCCCTTCATCTATCTCAAGAGGAAGGGAGACCTTTTTCATTTTGTAATATTTCTTTCTTCATCTATGTTAGAAACTAAGATAAACACAATCTCATCATGCATGCTTAAACTTTTAAAGAATTTATTTTTGTTAGCATTCTGCATTGCTGCCTACTTTTGGATTCGTAAAGAAAGCATTGTCGAGCACTGGTTATCTGCAAAATTACATACTCAAGTAACTGTAGGAAGGGTTTCCCCTAGAACTTCAGGAATGAAAATCCGTTACTTATGTATTCATAACCCCATGCCTTCGGAACGTTTCCCCTATGCCATGGAAATCGAATATGTAAACCTACGCTTCTCTCTTATTTCTATGCTTCTGTCGAAAAAAATAGAAATATCCGATCTTCTCATCCACGGAGCCAACTTCACTATACTTCCATATGATAGCCAATCTTCAAAAACCAACTGGTCGCTGTTATGGAAAAACTTCACTCCAGAAGCCCAAGAAAATCGCGCCCTATCTTCGTCATACTCCTTCTCATCAAGACTCGATGATATTCCTGTGCTGATCAAACGCTGCTTGTTCGTGAATACCCGCATTCATGGCATAAAATCAAACAACAAAGACATCCCCTATCTTGCTGTGCCCTCCATGGAATTCCATAGCAACATAAGTAAACATCACTCTCTTCCTAACCTAGCTACAGCACTCACCTCCATTCTTTATCTAGCTGTGGAAGAAACCCTCTACCACGTAAATATCCCCGGAGATATTGTCAAAACTCTATCTAAGCAATCACATGACTACTTCAACTCTGCCTATCCCATCTTCACACAAAAAGAAGAAGGCGAAACTACAACAACATCAAAAAAGTCCACAGATGAAATCGTCGAGTTTGTCAGAGAACTCTTCTTCCATTAAAAATGCACACACAATAAAACTCTTAGCCTTTCTCCGTGACTTCCAAGCGTGCGAATTTACCTCACTCCAACTCAAAAACATATTTATACAGAAAACCTATTGACTTTTTTGCTATTTCACTTAAAATTGTCTTTTTTTAGTGTTCCGGAGTAGCTCAGCGGTAGAGCAGTGGACTGTTAATCCATTGGTCGTTGGTTCGAACCCATCCTCCGGAGTTTTTTCTTTATTAAGGTTCGCATGACATAGAGAGGAAATAAGGTCTGTGGCCTGTAATATCCCCCAAGAAAGGATTTCTGAAAACGGGTCTCAAGGAAGTTATCTTCTTCCTGTGAAGTGTCCTATCTCTTCCTCCGTCTTGGGTGTCCTCATCAGCATAACTGCAATTTTTTCTACAGCTGTCATTACCTCTTTAAGTTTAACTTGCTCTCCGCCAATCCTTGTCATCGTCACAGCACTAGTCTCAGCTGTCCTTGCTATCCTATGCTTCCTGCAAATTGTTTTTCATATCCATGGTAAGAAAACACGTATTTTAGAACTGACACATGATGAGTCACCTCCCGCGGTTGCCAATTTACCCGCTATCTCTATAGCTCCTCAACTATCAGACACACTATCCGATGAATTACAACAACAGCTATCTAGAGAATCAGGTGTAGACACAATAGAATATATCACACATGTTAAAGCTAACGATTTCATGACAGATAGAGATGCGTGGCAGCGCGTTTTCTTAAAAAATCCTCTATTTTTGCTACAAAGCGCCCTCTCTTCATGGCAAAACGAATATGTTGTCCTCTCTAAAGATTACATAGGGTTTCGTCTTGTCTTCACGGAATGTGATTTTGAAGAACTTGAAACAGAGACTTTCATTACCCAACAACCATAACGCTGTTACATACATCAAGTTCTTGACACCGATCTACCCGAAGAAATGAATAACAATCGCGTCATAAGAACACAGTTGGACAATCTAGATTATGTGCTCCCTGTTATTCCAAATTTCGTAACAACCAATGTAGAGACTCATCCCAATAGCACGGAAAATGCGGATGCTGTTCTTTATGAAATTTTTAAAACGTTCTTCACAAACTACTATATCGCTTTAAACAGCTCTGTCACTCACAACAAAATAATCACGCTACAATTATTGCAATCTGACTATCCTGACCCCAGAACTCGTCAGTTGGAAACTCTTGCTTTACTCTGCGCCATTGAACAAATGCGTTATACACAGACTCCCCAAACTCCCATCGTTCATCAAATCAGAACAACAGAGACGCCTCTTCATCCAGCCGCAGAACATCAACAGAACTCGATACCTTTTGCTTATAGATCTAGAGAAGGTTCTATAACACCTATAACAGATAGGTATGCATCTCCCTATGGTCTACTACGATCTCTCCAACCTCAAGCTCCTCTGCACACGATGTTGAATACGCGAGATTTCCCTCCCCTAGTTCCTGGACATAGAGAAAGCGTTCCTACTCCCAGTTTTGATGAAATGCAAGAATTCTTAGTTCACCAAAGTGCAGAACGCAACATACCTTCAGATCCAAAGCAAACTTCTGTCTATATTCTATCTCCAGAAGACTATTGGCAAATATTTGTAACGAAAGACACGGCATCATTCCCCAGAGAATCATCTCCATTTGGCCTCCTTTCTCATCCTCAAGGAAGCCCAGAAAACTCCAGGTTCAATCTGAATCGGGAGCGCTTCATGGAAACACAATTCATGATCGTAGCCAACCTAACGCAGTCGGAAGTTCATGATCTCAGCAGCCTCTGCAAGGAAACAACTCCTAGACCCTCTCAGGGGGATACGGATGAACAACTTTAAGTCACACAGCGGTCAATGTTGGATTACGCAGTAAGCGTGACAAAAGAGATGTACGGTACTGATGCAACACTGCAGTATCTGCTGATAAAAGCTCGCGCGCCTCGACAACGTTCTCCTCTGACATTTGACAGCACTCAGGAAGATACTCTATATGCAATCCAGAAAGGACCACCAAACCTTTTTCTAAACGTCGGGAAATAATCGCGGCGGGTTGGTTAGGGAGATCCTCATAACGTGCTTCAATGCAAATGTCTGGGTAGGTATCGGCATGTTCAAAATAGGGGCCACCATTAAATAAAGCCCACCCACGCCTAGGAAAATTAGAGAAAAGTAGAGGGGAAGCACGAACACCTATGGGACTGGTATAAGAAAATACTTTCCCGTAAGCTGGGCCTACAGCTCTGCCAGGGAAAAAACCCAATCCTCTATCTGCTTCATAAAGAGAACCGTCAGGCTCATTAAAACTCAAGCGCCTACACGCAAAGTAAGCTCCTGCACAAATCCCTAGATAACTGCCCCCCTCACGAATATAATTATCAATTCTTGCTGTTCCTAAACCATGAAGGATCTTATGATAAGCACGATCCGCACCCCCAGGGACAATTAACAATTTCGCAGAGAGTTCCCATAGAGGATCGTAAAGAAGAAAGTTCCCATTTACTCGACAAATGTCTAGATTTTCTTCAGTAGAGAGGCTATTCCTTAACCAGCGCATCAGATGACGTAAGTAATAAGGAGAAACCCCCTCATCAGAGTAAACGAGTATTTTTGTTCTCATAACAAATAAACTAAGGATTAGTACTTGGAATAGAATCACTCAAATATTATAAAGTGTTTAATCCATTAAAATGTTGTTTCTGGTAAAATATTTATTTTATTTCCTGTACAACTACGTTATTTTTCAAAGACACCTATGTTTGTTAATCATTCTCAAACAAAACAATCGCGGAATTTCGCTCTAGGGCTATTCCACAGCCTTTTGGCGTGCCTCTACTGGGGAATCGTCTTCGTTATTCCTAATTTGTTAGAATCTTTTCAAGAGCTTGACATTGTCTTAACTCGTTATACCATTTTCGGGATTTTTTCTCTGATACCTGTTCTATGGAAACGACAAAATATCTTTAAAAATATCACTTTGAAGATTTGGGGGCAAAGCTTCCTCTGGGCTTTCCTTGTCAACGTAGTGTACTATTTCGGCATAGCGCTAGCTATCCGTTATGTAGGAGCCGCAATCACCATTATTATCGCCGGATTAGCACCCATCGCCGTTCTCTTCCACTCAAATATAAAGAAAAAAGAGCTTTCCTATAGCCTACTTTCCGCTATTAGTTGTGTGATATTCTTAGGAGTCGTCCTCACCAATCTCTCAGAGTTCCATGCCACAACAGCAACAAACCCACTACACTATTTCCTCGGCCTTGCCTGTGTCATCTTCTCTACAGGCATCTGGGTGGCTTACATCATTTGTAATTATGACTTTTTGCTAAAAAA
Above is a genomic segment from Chlamydia abortus containing:
- a CDS encoding BPL-N domain-containing protein, producing MRTKILVYSDEGVSPYYLRHLMRWLRNSLSTEENLDICRVNGNFLLYDPLWELSAKLLIVPGGADRAYHKILHGLGTARIDNYIREGGSYLGICAGAYFACRRLSFNEPDGSLYEADRGLGFFPGRAVGPAYGKVFSYTSPIGVRASPLLFSNFPRRGWALFNGGPYFEHADTYPDICIEARYEDLPNQPAAIISRRLEKGLVVLSGLHIEYLPECCQMSEENVVEARELLSADTAVLHQYRTSLLSRLLRNPTLTAV
- the groL gene encoding chaperonin GroEL (60 kDa chaperone family; promotes refolding of misfolded polypeptides especially under stressful conditions; forms two stacked rings of heptamers to form a barrel-shaped 14mer; ends can be capped by GroES; misfolded proteins enter the barrel where they are refolded when GroES binds), translating into MAAKNIKYNEDARKKIHKGVKTLAEAVKVTLGPKGRHVVIDKSFGSPQVTKDGVTVAKEIELEDKHENMGAQMVKEVASKTADKAGDGTTTATVLAEAIYSEGLRNVTAGANPMDLKRGIDKAVKVVVDQIKKISKPVQHHKEIAQVATISANNDAEIGNLIAEAMEKVGKNGSITVEEAKGFETVLDVVEGMNFNRGYLSSYFTTNPETQECVLEEALVLIYDKKISGIKDFLPVLQQVAESGRPLLIIAEDIEGEALATLVVNRLRAGFRVCAVKAPGFGDRRKAMLEDIAILTGGQLISEELGMKLENTTLSMLGKAKKVIVSKEDTTIVEGLGNKEDIEARCENIKKQIEDSTSDYDKEKLQERLAKLSGGIAVIRVGAATEIEMKEKKDRVDDAQHATLAAVEEGILPGGGTALVRCIPTLEAFIPVLTNEDEQIGARIVLKALSAPLKQIAANAGKEGAIICQQVLARSSNEGYDALRDAYTDMIEAGILDPTKVTRCALESAASVAGLLLTTEALIADIPEEKSSSVPAMPGAGMDY
- a CDS encoding co-chaperone GroES, which gives rise to MSDQATTLRIKPLGDRILVKREEEDSTPRGGIILPDTAKKKQDRAEVLALGTGKRDKDGQVLPFEVKVGDTVLIDKYAGQELTIDGEEYVIVQESEVMAVLK
- the pepF gene encoding oligoendopeptidase F — encoded protein: MSVEFNKQQVRPRSEISPQDCWDITPLYLNRKAWKADLDSFGLKTDGSPTWPALQATQYQLDNSESLLSLLTTLFSIERKLNKLYVYAHLTHDQDITNQEGIADLKSITHLHTLFAEETSWVQPALTSLSESLIAQHLSAPCLAPYRFYLEKIFRLSIHTGTPGEEKILASAFTPLEVASKAFSSLSDSEIPFGQATDSEGNSHPLSHALASLYMQSTDRELRKTSYLAQCERYHSYRHTFANLLNGKIQAHVFYAKNKRYNSCLQAALYHNNIPTTVYTNLIDIVKKNSSLITKYFSIKQRCLNLKDFHFYDVYAPLSQSKEKKYTFQEAVDLIYTSLSPLGTEYIDTLKQGLTTQGWVDKYENLNKRSGAYSSGCYDSHPYVLLNYTGTLYDVSVIAHEGGHSMHSYFSRKHQPFHDAQYPIFLAEIASTLNEMLLMDSMLKESDSKEEKITILTRCLDTIFSTLFRQVLFASFEYDIHHAAEHGVPLTEEYLSSTYKNLQNEFYGEIITFDVLSNIEWARIPHFYYNFYVYQYATGIIAALCFLEKILNNEDNALNSYLNFLKSGGSDFPLEILKKSGLDMGTVEPIQKAFCFIEKKIQELSSLI
- a CDS encoding DMT family transporter, which gives rise to MFVNHSQTKQSRNFALGLFHSLLACLYWGIVFVIPNLLESFQELDIVLTRYTIFGIFSLIPVLWKRQNIFKNITLKIWGQSFLWAFLVNVVYYFGIALAIRYVGAAITIIIAGLAPIAVLFHSNIKKKELSYSLLSAISCVIFLGVVLTNLSEFHATTATNPLHYFLGLACVIFSTGIWVAYIICNYDFLLKNPNISPELWCTMLGISSLVICLPLIIIFDCLNITHIAQNFITHTPISERLLFILLCSAMGILSSSRAILSWNKASLHLSPALLGAILIFEPIFGLILSYLYERSLPSLQEGIGIFLMLGGSLVCLILFGRKTSQKEAENNKVLPFVD